The following proteins are co-located in the Lentibacillus sp. JNUCC-1 genome:
- a CDS encoding TetR/AcrR family transcriptional regulator, whose product MKILTEKWAVVMKHKDIKTALMYKYFIDAAVDVINEEGIERVTVKKVARKAGFTASTVYNYFDEFSHLIYFSSMRFLNDYNQDLQLALKNTRNPLDKYLSTWQCFFRHSFASPGIFNALFVADLGSDPNKLIHRYYNIYQSDLSEELKFIIMEHDMFKRNRHMLEDAADQGFLQVEDIEFILGVTVYTWQGKLTTLMNNRSVQTGEEAEAETIEYVRRLVGKCALRDVDAWG is encoded by the coding sequence ATGAAAATTTTAACGGAAAAGTGGGCGGTCGTGATGAAACATAAGGATATCAAAACAGCATTAATGTATAAATATTTTATTGATGCAGCGGTGGATGTTATCAACGAAGAAGGCATTGAGCGTGTGACGGTGAAGAAAGTAGCTCGGAAGGCCGGTTTCACGGCGTCGACGGTTTATAATTATTTTGATGAGTTCTCCCATCTCATTTATTTTTCGTCCATGCGGTTTTTAAATGACTATAATCAGGACTTGCAACTTGCACTGAAAAACACGCGAAATCCATTGGACAAATATCTATCGACGTGGCAATGCTTTTTCAGGCATTCTTTTGCCTCGCCGGGTATTTTTAATGCTTTGTTTGTGGCGGATCTGGGGAGTGATCCTAATAAATTGATTCACAGATACTATAATATTTATCAATCTGATTTATCGGAGGAACTGAAATTCATCATTATGGAACACGATATGTTCAAACGGAATCGGCATATGCTGGAAGATGCTGCTGATCAGGGATTTTTGCAGGTGGAGGATATTGAGTTCATATTGGGGGTAACGGTATACACATGGCAGGGCAAGCTCACGACATTGATGAACAACCGCTCTGTGCAGACGGGGGAGGAGGCGGAAGCAGAAACGATTGAATATGTGCGTCGGCTTGTGGGGAAATGTGCGCTGAGGGATGTGGATGCGTGGGGTTAG
- a CDS encoding protoporphyrinogen/coproporphyrinogen oxidase: MEIKDAIIVGGGIAGLAAAWELREKDILLLESDDRFGGRLSSERRGKYWLNWGGHVLAGEGSSTDELLKSVGIQASPVPGTVTGIAMNGKVILDGRVESYPFRIPMSLKSRMAILKAGAKIRLAVMKYGKIVAPKPGENFKDHQQRIYEFENDQTFTDYVGKLPEDADAIFRPTVSRSAGDPEEISAGAGIGYFHLVWDKGEGLSRNVHGGAATLTNTLGESLSDKTRLGAVVTEVVQHQDHVEVTYTENGEVHVVKAKYAIMATPAPITNKIATNLDTDMRWALDQIKYGPYVSAAFLTNETDPQVWDDAYAIATPKRSFNVAFNMSNLNRSWESTREKGSSIMTFSPASLARKLIDQSDEQIIQTYLHDLNEIFPGFSDKVVEAKVQRFPLGLAYCFPGRAKLQPYLTKPDGRLFLAGDYLGTLYTETSIKTGQEAAKNILQRLS; this comes from the coding sequence ATGGAAATCAAAGATGCGATTATTGTAGGCGGCGGTATTGCAGGACTGGCTGCGGCGTGGGAGTTGCGGGAGAAGGATATTTTGCTTCTGGAATCGGATGATCGGTTTGGCGGACGGCTGTCTTCTGAGCGTCGCGGGAAGTATTGGCTCAATTGGGGTGGTCATGTTTTGGCCGGTGAAGGGTCGTCGACGGATGAGCTGCTGAAGTCTGTGGGGATTCAAGCCTCGCCTGTTCCGGGGACGGTTACCGGAATTGCCATGAACGGGAAGGTGATTTTGGATGGGCGTGTGGAAAGTTATCCATTTCGAATCCCGATGTCGCTCAAGTCTCGGATGGCGATTTTGAAGGCTGGGGCTAAAATTAGATTGGCGGTTATGAAGTATGGGAAGATTGTGGCGCCGAAGCCGGGTGAGAATTTCAAGGATCATCAGCAGCGTATTTATGAGTTTGAGAATGATCAAACTTTTACTGATTACGTGGGTAAATTACCGGAGGATGCTGATGCGATTTTTCGGCCTACTGTGAGTCGGTCAGCCGGGGACCCTGAGGAGATATCGGCGGGTGCCGGGATTGGCTATTTTCACCTTGTCTGGGATAAGGGGGAAGGGCTATCGCGCAATGTGCATGGCGGTGCGGCGACGTTAACCAATACGTTGGGTGAGTCGCTTTCTGATAAAACTCGGCTTGGTGCTGTGGTAACCGAGGTGGTGCAGCATCAGGATCATGTGGAGGTAACGTATACAGAGAACGGTGAGGTGCATGTGGTCAAGGCGAAATATGCGATCATGGCTACGCCAGCTCCGATTACGAATAAAATTGCCACGAACCTGGATACGGACATGCGCTGGGCGCTTGATCAGATTAAATACGGCCCATATGTCAGTGCGGCTTTCTTGACGAACGAGACGGATCCGCAAGTGTGGGATGATGCCTATGCGATTGCCACGCCAAAAAGGTCGTTTAATGTGGCGTTCAACATGTCCAATTTAAATCGTTCATGGGAATCCACGAGAGAGAAGGGCAGCAGTATCATGACGTTTTCGCCTGCGAGTCTGGCGCGAAAGTTGATCGATCAGTCGGATGAGCAAATTATCCAGACGTATTTGCACGATTTAAATGAGATCTTTCCGGGCTTCAGTGATAAAGTCGTTGAGGCGAAAGTACAGCGTTTTCCGCTGGGGCTCGCGTATTGCTTTCCTGGACGGGCGAAACTGCAGCCGTATTTGACCAAACCGGATGGGAGGTTGTTCCTGGCCGGAGACTACTTAGGCACGTTATATACGGAGACATCGATTAAAACAGGGCAGGAAGCGGCGAAGAACATATTGCAGCGGTTATCTTAG
- a CDS encoding LiaF transmembrane domain-containing protein, with translation MSGKYWIGLLFIVLGFGFLLHQADIWDFSNVLSTWWPLIVIGIGVIHIVNSTYSYLPGFIFILIGGFFLVDRSVDMDLIPYLWPLILITIGLTFIFSKVHHKTHKDSNQIIDTFSLFSGVDLKSQSQKFEGGSVTALFGGAEIDLRETALSEEGAALDLTALFGGSPFLFLSMSKWKLPAFPSLAAGITR, from the coding sequence ATGTCCGGCAAGTATTGGATTGGTTTGCTTTTTATCGTTCTTGGTTTTGGCTTTTTGCTGCATCAGGCTGATATATGGGACTTTTCAAATGTTCTCAGCACCTGGTGGCCGCTTATTGTAATCGGTATCGGAGTGATCCATATCGTAAATTCCACCTATTCGTATTTACCAGGTTTCATTTTTATTTTAATAGGCGGATTCTTTCTCGTGGATCGGTCGGTTGATATGGACTTAATCCCATATCTATGGCCACTCATTCTAATTACGATTGGTTTAACATTCATTTTTTCAAAGGTTCACCACAAAACACATAAAGATTCGAATCAAATTATCGATACATTTTCACTGTTCTCAGGAGTCGATTTAAAAAGCCAATCCCAGAAGTTTGAAGGTGGTAGTGTGACAGCTTTGTTTGGAGGTGCAGAGATTGATTTACGAGAAACTGCCCTTTCAGAAGAAGGTGCTGCACTTGACTTAACAGCATTATTCGGGGGATCTCCATTTTTGTTCCTGAGCATGTCCAAGTGGAAATTACCGGCCTTCCCATCTTTGGCGGCTGGGATAACAAGATAA
- a CDS encoding YfcC family protein, producing MPDVYVILFGFLLLAFMLSYIIPSGTFERVEKGGITQVVPDSFQYITSDPLSIMDLFSAVQRGLVNASGIIFIILIAGGVIRVIEHTGAIDAAIHPLLRKSRGNQNMLIVTFCTIFAVICSIGIAPNLAVAFVPIGILLAEKLRLDPVIGVAMVLLGAYSGFAGGVFDPVVTVLGQMIAGVPIFSGVLFRMLIFAVFVSITITYIIVYAKKAKYQSSRSSLESESMIEPHASGENAIEPHTFTPIYQIIILLFFGAIALFLYGSLQHGWSINELSAIFLMLGICIALVTRISPNQFVKVFMDGAGRVMYGALIVGVAGAVIVILQDAQVVDTIVHAVSSALNDFTPVLSMVLLYGFNLLFNGIISSGAGQAAIVMPIMVPIGDMLDVTRQSVFITFKLGDAVTNIITPLSGTLMACLAIGKVSYVKWVKFAFPLLLIWILLGAVFVAAAVLINYGPV from the coding sequence ATGCCGGATGTATATGTGATTTTGTTCGGTTTTTTACTGTTGGCATTTATGCTATCTTATATCATTCCCTCGGGTACGTTTGAACGAGTGGAGAAAGGTGGCATTACCCAAGTCGTGCCAGACAGTTTCCAATATATAACAAGTGACCCGCTGTCGATCATGGATTTGTTCAGCGCTGTTCAAAGAGGATTGGTGAATGCATCGGGAATTATATTCATTATCCTCATTGCAGGCGGCGTTATCAGAGTCATTGAACATACAGGCGCCATTGATGCTGCAATACATCCCCTGCTGCGAAAATCACGCGGCAACCAGAACATGTTAATTGTGACTTTCTGTACGATTTTTGCAGTTATTTGTTCAATAGGCATTGCACCTAACCTGGCCGTTGCCTTTGTTCCAATAGGTATCCTGCTGGCAGAAAAATTGCGCCTGGATCCGGTGATTGGCGTGGCGATGGTGCTTCTTGGTGCCTATTCGGGATTTGCAGGAGGCGTGTTTGACCCGGTCGTAACAGTCCTGGGGCAAATGATTGCGGGGGTGCCCATCTTCTCAGGAGTGCTGTTCAGGATGCTCATATTTGCAGTCTTTGTTTCCATCACGATTACGTATATCATCGTGTATGCGAAGAAAGCCAAATACCAATCATCCCGCAGCTCACTGGAAAGCGAGTCCATGATCGAACCACATGCAAGTGGGGAAAACGCGATTGAACCTCACACCTTTACGCCCATTTATCAAATTATTATTCTGTTGTTTTTCGGGGCAATTGCTCTGTTCCTGTATGGTTCGCTGCAGCACGGCTGGTCGATTAATGAACTGTCCGCCATTTTCCTTATGCTGGGCATTTGCATTGCGCTGGTCACACGAATAAGTCCAAATCAGTTTGTAAAAGTGTTTATGGATGGCGCTGGCAGAGTGATGTATGGCGCCCTGATTGTCGGTGTGGCAGGTGCCGTAATTGTCATACTGCAGGATGCACAAGTGGTTGATACAATTGTGCACGCGGTCTCCTCTGCATTAAACGATTTCACACCTGTTCTATCAATGGTCCTGTTATACGGATTCAATCTACTGTTCAATGGGATAATTTCATCAGGGGCAGGACAAGCAGCCATTGTCATGCCGATTATGGTCCCGATTGGGGATATGCTTGACGTGACAAGGCAATCTGTGTTCATTACATTTAAACTCGGTGATGCGGTCACAAACATTATTACGCCTTTATCCGGCACCCTAATGGCTTGTCTGGCCATTGGAAAAGTATCGTACGTTAAATGGGTGAAATTTGCTTTTCCGCTATTGCTCATTTGGATCCTTCTGGGCGCTGTATTTGTAGCTGCTGCCGTTTTGATAAATTATGGACCAGTATAG
- a CDS encoding M20 family metallopeptidase yields the protein MKQQVLDYIDQNRDEMLALWEELVNVESAKDQIPGIDSLISKVEAILQNEGFHTRIIHYEKTGNAVVAEFGDVETKKPIIFIGHVDTVFPKGFLHDHPFQIRDGKAYGPGILDMKGGVASILYAVKALRAAQFSNYPLKVIIVGDEEDAHTNSDAKSMILEEARNGAYAFNTETGNLDNSLSIGRAGGAIYELEVRGVASHTGIDWKKGRNAIIELSHKMIAIDSESNHDAGYTYNVTITEGGTAPNTCPDYAKATIGTRCQTAAQQDMMHHTLKKISEKQFIDGTETSLTYIGGFDPMEATDGNRRLFEAIRTTAEELQMEEPHAVTSQGSSDSAYTTLAGVPTVCSLGPVGEGNHTPHEYAVVESLFERCKLLAVSVLNV from the coding sequence ATGAAGCAACAAGTCTTAGACTATATCGATCAAAATAGAGATGAAATGCTCGCTTTATGGGAAGAACTCGTGAATGTGGAAAGTGCCAAAGACCAGATACCGGGCATTGATTCATTGATATCTAAAGTAGAAGCTATTTTGCAGAATGAAGGTTTCCACACAAGAATCATTCATTATGAAAAAACCGGAAATGCAGTTGTTGCTGAATTTGGAGATGTGGAAACAAAGAAACCGATTATTTTCATCGGTCATGTAGACACCGTTTTCCCAAAAGGCTTCCTGCATGATCATCCTTTTCAAATTAGGGACGGTAAGGCTTACGGGCCGGGCATCCTGGACATGAAAGGCGGCGTTGCATCAATCCTATATGCGGTTAAAGCGTTAAGAGCTGCTCAGTTTAGTAACTACCCACTTAAAGTGATTATTGTCGGTGACGAAGAAGATGCCCATACCAACTCCGACGCAAAATCGATGATACTCGAAGAAGCAAGGAACGGCGCATATGCCTTCAACACTGAGACCGGCAACCTCGATAACAGCCTGTCCATTGGCAGAGCGGGTGGTGCCATCTACGAGTTGGAAGTGCGCGGCGTCGCCAGCCATACGGGAATTGACTGGAAAAAAGGGCGTAATGCCATCATCGAGTTGTCACATAAGATGATTGCTATTGATTCAGAGTCCAATCATGATGCTGGCTACACCTACAACGTGACCATTACAGAAGGCGGCACAGCACCCAATACATGCCCGGATTATGCCAAGGCAACAATCGGGACCCGTTGCCAGACAGCAGCCCAGCAAGACATGATGCACCACACACTGAAAAAAATCAGCGAAAAACAATTTATCGATGGAACAGAAACTTCCCTGACATACATCGGCGGATTCGACCCGATGGAGGCAACAGATGGAAATCGCCGACTGTTTGAAGCGATCAGAACAACCGCAGAGGAACTTCAGATGGAGGAGCCACATGCCGTTACAAGCCAAGGGAGCTCTGACTCAGCCTACACCACATTGGCTGGCGTTCCAACCGTATGCTCCCTGGGCCCCGTGGGCGAAGGAAACCACACCCCACATGAATACGCAGTCGTCGAATCATTGTTCGAACGCTGTAAACTATTAGCTGTTTCCGTTTTAAATGTGTAA
- a CDS encoding IS256 family transposase — translation MTQINFTLNFDQLKEEVMQSSLNDVIKSSIVVVLNKYMEEERNQFMNNASYERDGERSDYRNGYYDRDLVLNIGRIPLKVPRTRSGEFSTQAFEKYSRSDQAFLLSMVEMVVNGVSTRKVSKVVEQLCGEKVSKSMVSDLTKELDPIIKEWSERPLSTDYYRYVYVDATYIKVREFHKVVSKAVYIALGVNSNDEREIIGFKVSGVESKANWSDFFESLISRGLHAPKLIISDAHEGLKSAVQEKFLGSSWQRCTVHFIKNITDAMPKKDSAEARHHLKEIFKAQSIDISRMLKEEFITKFGDDKKYQKAINVLDEGYEDAVQFYTEPPVTHRHIRSTNVLERINGEVKRRVRVIRIFPNPESAFRLVGAVLKDYDASVDSGGRKYFYR, via the coding sequence ATGACCCAAATTAATTTTACACTAAATTTTGATCAACTTAAAGAGGAAGTCATGCAATCTAGTCTGAACGACGTAATTAAATCTTCGATCGTCGTAGTACTTAACAAATACATGGAGGAAGAAAGAAATCAATTCATGAACAACGCCTCTTACGAGCGGGACGGAGAGCGCAGTGACTACAGAAATGGCTATTATGATAGAGACCTGGTTCTCAATATTGGTAGAATCCCTTTAAAAGTGCCTCGAACCCGAAGCGGCGAGTTTTCAACTCAAGCGTTTGAAAAATATAGTCGAAGCGATCAAGCTTTTCTACTGTCCATGGTCGAAATGGTGGTCAATGGCGTTTCAACTCGAAAAGTCTCTAAAGTCGTTGAACAACTTTGCGGTGAAAAGGTGTCAAAATCAATGGTTTCTGATTTGACAAAGGAATTAGACCCTATTATAAAAGAGTGGTCTGAAAGACCTCTAAGCACGGATTACTATAGATATGTCTATGTTGACGCCACATATATCAAAGTCCGTGAATTCCACAAAGTCGTTTCAAAGGCAGTCTATATTGCCCTGGGTGTCAACAGTAATGACGAGAGAGAAATCATTGGATTCAAAGTCTCCGGGGTGGAATCAAAGGCGAATTGGAGCGACTTCTTTGAATCACTGATTTCCAGGGGGCTCCATGCACCTAAGTTAATTATCTCTGATGCGCATGAAGGCCTTAAATCAGCCGTTCAAGAGAAATTTCTAGGCTCTAGCTGGCAACGCTGCACAGTTCACTTTATTAAAAACATCACAGATGCAATGCCTAAAAAAGATAGTGCGGAAGCACGCCACCACTTGAAAGAAATTTTCAAAGCTCAATCAATAGATATCTCAAGAATGCTTAAAGAAGAGTTTATAACCAAATTTGGTGACGACAAAAAATACCAGAAAGCCATTAACGTCCTTGACGAAGGCTACGAAGATGCCGTTCAGTTTTACACTGAACCACCTGTGACTCATCGCCACATTCGGAGCACAAATGTGCTGGAGCGGATAAATGGGGAAGTTAAGAGAAGGGTCCGGGTGATTAGGATCTTTCCTAATCCTGAATCGGCATTTAGACTGGTAGGAGCCGTTTTAAAGGATTATGATGCCTCAGTTGATTCGGGAGGGAGGAAATACTTTTATCGATGA
- a CDS encoding acetate--CoA ligase, with the protein MQAESGGIHDIIKSSRVIYPDQEKQAATELGSSDAFQALLKESQEDPAAFWEKVASELHWFKPWEETISGSLPDFEFFKGGISNPCYNLLDRHIENGAGNRTALIWEGEEGATRFYTYNMLLAEVNRFSNVLQSKGVGKGDPVAIYLPNLAESFIAILTCFRVGAVYSTVFSGFSEQSLYDRLSNYEPKLVITADAGLRRGKVIPLKEKMDRVADRIPSVESVVVVDRLGTEPSMKTGRDVWWHEELQKASIHFDPVHVEANEPGIVFYTSGTTGKPKGVVHAGMAFVVQNYIYAKYHMNHQPDDVFWCTADVGWLTMHIWGVVGSLANGVTTVVYDGAPNYPESDRFYQIIDKYRINKLFTAPTALRMLRSLGEKALEPYNLSCLDVVSLVGEPFDPDTWHWTRDVLGNGNIYVNNTWGQTETAGCPLAGAAWLSPMKPGSAGAQFLGADVGIVDNEGNDPPQGTIGNLVIRKPFPMLCRTLWKEPDRYYEKYFSQVEGCYYASDIAIEDEDGFFWVIGRSDDAFNVSGHRLSTMEIENAVLGCAGVSEAAVIGAPDEIKGEVPVVFATISDGYTANEDLKQTIENGIIQAVGQLARPRDIFFVEAMPKTVSGKIMRRLLKEVQLKGSVDGDVTGLEDPSAIDHVREIVTDKQV; encoded by the coding sequence TTGCAAGCGGAATCAGGTGGAATTCACGATATCATTAAGAGCAGCAGGGTTATTTACCCGGATCAAGAAAAACAAGCAGCGACTGAATTGGGGAGCAGTGACGCTTTTCAGGCCTTGTTGAAGGAATCGCAGGAGGATCCGGCAGCTTTTTGGGAGAAGGTCGCCAGTGAATTGCACTGGTTTAAACCATGGGAAGAAACGATTAGTGGCAGCTTGCCTGACTTTGAATTTTTTAAAGGCGGTATCAGTAATCCTTGTTACAATCTATTGGACCGTCATATTGAAAATGGCGCCGGTAATCGTACCGCTTTGATCTGGGAAGGTGAGGAAGGGGCAACACGTTTTTATACGTATAATATGCTGCTTGCCGAAGTCAATCGCTTTTCCAATGTCCTCCAATCAAAAGGTGTGGGGAAAGGAGATCCTGTCGCCATATACCTGCCGAATCTGGCGGAATCCTTCATCGCAATTCTGACGTGTTTTCGTGTGGGGGCTGTCTACAGTACAGTTTTTTCGGGTTTCTCCGAGCAGTCGCTTTATGACCGGCTATCGAACTATGAGCCAAAACTCGTTATCACCGCGGATGCCGGTTTAAGACGTGGGAAAGTCATTCCACTGAAGGAAAAGATGGACCGTGTGGCTGACCGTATACCCAGTGTTGAGTCGGTTGTTGTGGTTGATCGTCTTGGGACCGAGCCTTCTATGAAAACAGGGCGGGATGTGTGGTGGCATGAGGAACTGCAGAAAGCTTCTATCCACTTTGACCCGGTTCATGTTGAAGCAAATGAACCTGGCATCGTTTTTTATACGAGCGGAACCACTGGTAAACCGAAAGGCGTGGTTCATGCAGGAATGGCTTTCGTTGTTCAAAATTACATTTATGCCAAATATCACATGAACCACCAACCGGATGATGTTTTTTGGTGTACGGCGGATGTGGGCTGGTTAACCATGCATATCTGGGGTGTGGTTGGTTCGCTGGCAAACGGTGTTACAACGGTTGTATATGATGGCGCACCCAATTACCCTGAATCTGATCGTTTCTATCAGATCATCGATAAATACCGTATAAACAAACTATTTACGGCTCCCACGGCATTGCGTATGCTGCGGAGTTTGGGCGAAAAAGCCCTTGAGCCCTATAATTTGTCTTGTTTGGATGTGGTTTCGCTGGTTGGGGAACCATTTGACCCAGATACATGGCATTGGACGCGCGATGTACTGGGGAATGGAAATATTTATGTCAATAATACGTGGGGGCAAACAGAGACTGCGGGATGTCCGCTGGCAGGAGCCGCCTGGTTGAGTCCGATGAAGCCGGGATCAGCAGGGGCGCAGTTTTTAGGTGCAGATGTTGGCATTGTCGACAATGAAGGGAATGACCCCCCACAGGGTACCATCGGCAATCTGGTTATTCGTAAACCATTTCCAATGCTGTGCCGCACACTATGGAAAGAGCCTGATCGTTATTATGAAAAATATTTCAGCCAGGTAGAAGGCTGCTATTATGCGAGTGACATTGCAATTGAAGATGAGGATGGATTTTTCTGGGTTATTGGACGTTCAGATGATGCTTTTAACGTCTCTGGCCATCGGTTGAGTACGATGGAAATAGAGAATGCGGTACTCGGATGTGCTGGTGTATCTGAAGCAGCGGTCATTGGCGCTCCGGATGAAATAAAAGGCGAGGTGCCGGTCGTCTTTGCAACGATCTCGGACGGATATACTGCCAATGAAGATCTGAAGCAAACAATTGAAAACGGCATTATCCAAGCTGTCGGTCAATTGGCCCGCCCCCGGGATATCTTTTTCGTCGAGGCGATGCCTAAAACAGTCAGCGGTAAGATCATGCGCCGCCTGTTAAAAGAGGTCCAGTTAAAAGGAAGTGTCGATGGGGATGTGACCGGTTTGGAAGACCCCAGTGCAATTGATCATGTCAGGGAGATCGTTACGGATAAGCAGGTGTGA
- a CDS encoding ornithine cyclodeaminase family protein, giving the protein MLFLNEKDIKQAISMKDAINAIDKAYDIYASNQFKMPTRTQVVDDKNTLLLMPCLTEESIATKLVTLFPENTTHPTLHGLIILNSSETGEIKAIMDGTFVTGFRTGAIGGSATRHLAHDDASKLAIIGTGVQGLYQAVSACTERPITDIYLYNRSPEKIRDFKNTLRRWIGHSIQLHDASTSEEAVKEAHIIITATTSSTPVLPDDPNLLKGKLTIGIGSFQPSMREFPEALYKISEHIFIDSDDVREESGDIKDPLEHDWINETDVETMSTYLTSPRRNVDKGKNIIFKSTGMALFDSVVANLIYQKAIEKKAGHTFNL; this is encoded by the coding sequence ATGTTATTTTTAAATGAAAAGGACATCAAGCAAGCGATATCAATGAAAGATGCGATCAACGCCATCGACAAGGCGTATGACATCTATGCGTCCAACCAATTTAAAATGCCCACAAGAACACAGGTCGTTGACGACAAGAACACGTTACTCTTAATGCCGTGTCTGACAGAGGAATCGATTGCGACGAAGCTAGTAACCCTATTTCCTGAAAACACCACACACCCGACACTGCATGGTCTGATCATTCTAAACAGCAGTGAAACAGGGGAAATCAAAGCAATTATGGATGGCACATTTGTAACCGGTTTCAGAACCGGGGCCATCGGCGGTTCAGCCACCCGCCACCTGGCACATGACGACGCCAGTAAACTTGCCATCATAGGCACCGGGGTTCAGGGATTATATCAAGCAGTATCCGCATGTACAGAAAGACCGATTACAGATATATATCTATACAACCGGTCTCCTGAAAAGATCCGGGATTTTAAAAACACATTAAGAAGATGGATTGGGCACAGCATTCAACTTCATGATGCGAGCACCTCTGAAGAAGCTGTAAAAGAGGCTCATATCATTATTACAGCGACCACCTCATCAACACCGGTACTCCCAGATGATCCCAATCTGTTGAAAGGTAAATTAACCATAGGCATCGGCTCCTTCCAGCCCTCCATGCGGGAATTTCCCGAGGCACTGTATAAAATTAGCGAGCACATATTCATCGACTCAGACGATGTCCGGGAAGAATCCGGGGATATAAAAGACCCGCTCGAGCATGACTGGATCAATGAAACAGACGTAGAAACCATGTCAACTTACCTGACATCACCCCGAAGAAACGTTGATAAAGGCAAAAACATCATATTTAAATCTACAGGAATGGCTTTGTTTGATTCCGTCGTTGCCAATTTAATCTATCAAAAAGCAATCGAAAAGAAGGCGGGTCACACTTTTAACTTGTAA
- a CDS encoding sodium:solute symporter family protein translates to MGVPFLLAYGFGAVAILPFTMFLVSGQIRRSGVSTLPEFFKQRFGNSVQIIAVGIVVVGMTFYMVPQLTASGLIGSYVLGIDYKTAVIVLGLGFTIYAALGGMWAITYTDLIQGAVILVGMLVLSIIILTEHNGFSSLLQDALSTTPVFGDVTQPWMSYFGLFLAFLWFGIVSPSAVMRNFASRDARTARRSAMWACLLYLLVFIFGFIVASGGASLGIADTLENQDMIFVSVIEHYMSPFLAGLMFAGLIAAIMSSADAMLLAISAGVARDIYKEYIKKDASEKTITRLGFGVMIIASIVGILFAINPPQLIAIMVGWVGGGLLSAFGFPLVLGIWWKRANTAGALAGMLGGAATFLILVITKPFALVSEPIIAAPVSLILVIAVSLMTSPPSAETQNLVEKYHSRSDKTAG, encoded by the coding sequence ATGGGGGTTCCATTTCTTTTAGCTTATGGATTTGGTGCCGTAGCCATTTTGCCCTTTACAATGTTTTTAGTGTCAGGACAAATCAGGCGCTCTGGTGTGAGCACCTTACCAGAGTTTTTCAAACAAAGATTTGGCAACTCTGTCCAAATCATTGCCGTTGGGATTGTTGTTGTGGGCATGACGTTTTATATGGTCCCTCAATTAACAGCATCCGGATTGATCGGGTCATATGTTTTAGGAATCGATTATAAGACAGCTGTCATCGTTCTGGGGCTGGGATTTACCATCTATGCAGCGCTTGGCGGAATGTGGGCCATCACATATACAGACCTCATTCAAGGTGCTGTTATACTCGTCGGTATGTTGGTTCTGTCCATCATCATCCTGACAGAACACAATGGCTTCAGTTCTTTACTGCAAGACGCCCTGTCAACGACACCCGTCTTTGGAGATGTGACCCAGCCATGGATGTCCTATTTTGGATTATTCCTCGCATTTCTATGGTTCGGTATCGTTTCACCATCGGCAGTCATGCGTAATTTTGCTTCACGTGATGCAAGAACAGCCCGTCGCTCGGCTATGTGGGCATGCTTGCTTTACCTCTTAGTCTTCATCTTTGGTTTCATCGTAGCTTCAGGCGGAGCAAGCCTGGGCATCGCTGATACACTGGAAAATCAGGATATGATATTTGTATCTGTCATTGAACATTACATGTCACCATTCCTGGCAGGACTCATGTTTGCCGGCCTGATCGCAGCCATTATGTCATCCGCCGACGCCATGCTGCTCGCCATTTCCGCAGGTGTCGCCCGTGATATTTACAAAGAGTATATTAAAAAAGACGCATCCGAAAAAACCATCACAAGACTCGGATTTGGCGTCATGATCATCGCCAGCATCGTGGGCATTCTGTTCGCCATCAATCCCCCACAATTAATCGCCATTATGGTCGGGTGGGTAGGCGGCGGCTTATTATCTGCATTCGGCTTTCCGCTCGTACTCGGTATCTGGTGGAAAAGAGCCAACACCGCTGGGGCACTGGCAGGCATGTTAGGCGGCGCGGCAACATTCCTCATCCTGGTTATAACAAAACCGTTCGCTCTGGTATCAGAACCCATCATCGCCGCGCCCGTCTCTCTCATATTGGTAATCGCCGTTAGCCTGATGACATCTCCCCCATCAGCCGAAACGCAAAACCTAGTCGAAAAGTACCACTCAAGATCAGACAAAACAGCAGGTTAA